The sequence ACGTGCTCTTTCACATTAAATACCGCGACCAGCCCGGTGAGACGATCCGCCTGGCTGGCCAGCTGATCGGTTGCCGCTGCCGCTTCCTCAACTAACGAGGCATTCTGTTGCGTCACCTGATCCATCTGGCTGACGGCCTGAGCAACCTGCTCAATGCCGCGACGCTGTTCGTCCGACGCAGACGCAATCTCGCCCATGATGTCGTTAACCCGCGTGACGGAGGTGACGATCTCATGCATGGTATGCGCCGCCGTATCCACCAGGGCTGAGCCTTGCTGGACGCGTGATACCGACTCTTCAATCAGGACCTTAATCTCTTTCGCCGCGTTGGCACTGCGGCTGGCCAGGTTACGCACTTCCCCCGCCACGACCGCAAACCCACGCCCCTGTTCACCGGCGCGCGCCGCTTCAACCGCGGCATTCAGCGCCAGAATGTTGGTCTGGAACGCGATACCGTCGATCACGCTGATGATGTCACCAATCTTTTGCGAGCTGGTGGCAATCTCCTGCATGGTGCTGGCAACGTGAGAGGCCTGATCGCCCCCTTTTTTCGCCGTCATTGCCGCCTGTTTTGACAGGTCAGACGCCTGACGCGCGTTATCGGCGTTCTGGCTGACCGTCGCGGTCAGCTGCTCCATGCTGGCCGCCGTCTGCGCCAGCGAGGCCGCCTGCTGCTCGGTGCGGGAAGAGAGATCGTTGTTGCCTGCCGCAATCTCTGAGATCCCGGTGTGCATGGCATAACTGCCCTGACGCACATCGGAGACGGTTTCCCGCAGGGCACCCTGCATCGCCTTCAGGCTGGCAAAGATCGCCGAAATTTCGTTCTTACCGAACACCGCCACCGGACGCGCCAGATCGCCCTTCGCAATACTGTCGAAGTGGCTGCTGATAATCGCCAGCGGCTGCACAATCATTTTGCGTGACCAGAGCAGTGCCCCACCGGTCAGTAGCCCCGCCAGAATCACGACGACGCCAAAGATCACACCCGACATGTGATAGCTGATACGGCTGTCTTCCTCTGCACGT comes from Enterobacter kobei and encodes:
- the tap gene encoding methyl-accepting chemotaxis protein IV, which gives rise to MLNRIRISTTLFLILILCGVLQVGSNGLSFWAFRDGYQNLQEVEASNQQRSALAQTRAVLLQASTALNKAGTLTALSYPPDDIKALMATARSSLKQAGAQFNAFTAQAAGSEKEHALKAAMKKNFEQWYSDLDHQATWLENNQLSDFMTAPVQASQDAFDDSFNAWQQDINQSVQRAEEDSRISYHMSGVIFGVVVILAGLLTGGALLWSRKMIVQPLAIISSHFDSIAKGDLARPVAVFGKNEISAIFASLKAMQGALRETVSDVRQGSYAMHTGISEIAAGNNDLSSRTEQQAASLAQTAASMEQLTATVSQNADNARQASDLSKQAAMTAKKGGDQASHVASTMQEIATSSQKIGDIISVIDGIAFQTNILALNAAVEAARAGEQGRGFAVVAGEVRNLASRSANAAKEIKVLIEESVSRVQQGSALVDTAAHTMHEIVTSVTRVNDIMGEIASASDEQRRGIEQVAQAVSQMDQVTQQNASLVEEAAAATDQLASQADRLTGLVAVFNVKEHVEAVTEVGRSQAVPVVS